One genomic segment of Novisyntrophococcus fermenticellae includes these proteins:
- a CDS encoding glycoside hydrolase family 1 protein, protein MERKYIFPDNFLWGGATSANQCEGAAREDGKGWTTSDTSLFIADSKKRIQQMLSPMTTDKVRKALGDTKGFYPKRQGIDFYHHYKEDIALFAEMGFKTFRLSISWARILPNGDDKHPNEKGLQFYENVIDELLKYNIEPLVTLSHYEFPLELSFRQNGWASRKTIDAFEHFVTILFERFKGKVKYWITFNEMNVIGMTGYLSGGLLADKYENPDNPNQDYFQAAHHQLVAAAKAARALRSIDPEAQIGCMIVRFENYPDTPNPLDVLASLKSDQENFLMSDVLMKGSYPGYSKRLFAEKNVHIEMTKEDLEILANYTADFVSFSYYMSGVVGGTNSEKTTGNILDSKQNPFLKKSEWGWQIDPVGLRITLNKMYDRYQKPIFIVENGLGAKDELTDELTVHDTYRINYLRSHIEQIGEAIDDGVEVIGYTPWGCIDLVSASGNEMSKRYGFIYVDIDDKGQGTGKRYRKDSFAWYKNVIKTNGESL, encoded by the coding sequence ATGGAAAGAAAATACATATTTCCGGATAATTTTTTATGGGGAGGTGCTACTTCCGCAAATCAGTGTGAAGGTGCAGCAAGAGAAGACGGTAAAGGCTGGACTACTTCGGATACCTCCCTGTTTATTGCTGATTCTAAAAAGAGGATACAGCAAATGCTGTCGCCCATGACTACAGATAAGGTTCGGAAGGCTTTGGGTGATACAAAGGGATTTTATCCGAAACGTCAGGGTATTGACTTTTATCATCACTATAAGGAGGATATTGCTCTATTTGCAGAGATGGGGTTTAAAACCTTTCGCTTGTCTATTTCCTGGGCACGTATTCTGCCCAATGGGGATGATAAACATCCTAATGAAAAGGGTTTACAGTTTTATGAAAATGTAATTGATGAACTATTAAAATATAATATTGAGCCACTGGTTACACTTAGCCATTATGAGTTCCCATTAGAACTTTCCTTCCGTCAAAATGGTTGGGCCAGCCGTAAAACCATAGATGCGTTTGAACATTTTGTGACTATTCTGTTTGAACGTTTTAAAGGAAAGGTAAAATATTGGATTACTTTTAATGAAATGAATGTAATTGGGATGACTGGATATTTATCTGGAGGTCTTCTGGCAGATAAATATGAAAACCCGGATAATCCGAATCAGGATTATTTTCAAGCGGCGCATCATCAGCTTGTAGCCGCTGCGAAGGCAGCCAGAGCTTTGCGCTCTATTGATCCGGAGGCACAAATCGGCTGTATGATTGTCAGATTTGAAAACTATCCAGACACACCTAACCCCCTGGATGTCCTCGCAAGTTTAAAATCCGATCAGGAAAATTTTCTAATGTCGGATGTACTGATGAAAGGGTCCTATCCTGGTTACTCCAAACGTTTGTTTGCCGAAAAAAATGTACACATTGAAATGACAAAAGAAGACCTGGAAATTTTGGCAAATTATACTGCCGATTTTGTTTCCTTTAGCTACTATATGAGTGGAGTTGTAGGAGGCACTAATAGTGAGAAGACAACGGGAAATATCTTGGACAGCAAACAAAACCCTTTTCTGAAAAAAAGTGAGTGGGGCTGGCAAATAGATCCGGTTGGCTTGCGCATTACATTAAATAAAATGTATGACCGTTATCAAAAACCCATCTTTATTGTTGAAAATGGATTGGGAGCAAAAGATGAACTGACTGATGAATTGACAGTCCATGATACTTACCGCATTAATTATCTGCGATCCCATATTGAACAAATCGGAGAGGCAATTGATGATGGTGTAGAGGTCATTGGCTATACACCATGGGGATGCATTGACCTGGTAAGTGCAAGCGGAAATGAAATGTCCAAACGTTATGGTTTTATTTACGTTGATATTGATGATAAGGGCCAGGGAACTGGGAAGCGTTACCGGAAGGATTCCTTTGCATGGTATAAAAATGTTATTAAGACAAATGGAGAATCACTATGA
- a CDS encoding phosphatase PAP2 family protein, whose protein sequence is MKKTYGITGIVLTVCLFIGTFWDLYINKALFMKDNFFSLFFYRLTPIVYSTVMMIGVALIFHTLSFKKKSKIIYFFSGLLYLFFTVFSIFLAYSHAKTGGAIYGISAALVIACLVKKIPVELADRYRWAGFAIFLTALCSMTIVESIKPIWGRVRFRSMQGNLSLFTKWYQINGNKYLNMVPVKEEIKSFPSGHSQWAGTTLSLSLLAFVHPKWQEKEKTVFFVTLFYAVVVMISRLMQGAHFLSDVTVGFSSAFLFFLLFREIIVNRNLKKNK, encoded by the coding sequence ATGAAAAAAACTTATGGAATAACCGGGATTGTTTTGACCGTATGTTTATTTATTGGAACTTTTTGGGATTTATATATTAATAAGGCTTTATTTATGAAGGATAATTTTTTTTCTTTATTCTTTTATCGTTTGACACCCATTGTATATTCTACCGTTATGATGATTGGAGTTGCTTTGATCTTTCATACCCTGTCTTTTAAAAAGAAAAGCAAGATAATATATTTCTTTTCAGGGTTGCTTTATTTGTTTTTTACTGTTTTTAGTATTTTTTTGGCGTATTCGCATGCAAAGACAGGAGGCGCAATATATGGGATATCGGCCGCTTTGGTCATTGCCTGTCTGGTAAAAAAAATACCTGTGGAGCTTGCTGACCGTTACCGCTGGGCGGGATTTGCAATTTTTTTGACAGCATTATGTTCTATGACGATTGTTGAAAGTATTAAGCCAATCTGGGGACGCGTAAGATTTCGCTCTATGCAGGGGAATCTTTCCTTGTTTACTAAATGGTATCAAATTAACGGAAATAAATATCTGAACATGGTTCCGGTAAAGGAAGAAATAAAGTCATTTCCATCAGGGCATTCCCAATGGGCCGGCACAACTCTTAGCTTGAGCCTGTTAGCTTTTGTTCATCCCAAGTGGCAGGAGAAGGAAAAAACAGTATTTTTTGTGACATTATTTTATGCAGTAGTTGTGATGATCAGCCGCCTGATGCAGGGAGCTCATTTCTTGTCTGACGTTACGGTTGGCTTTAGCAGTGCTTTTCTGTTTTTTTTACTTTTCAGAGAAATTATTGTGAATCGAAACCTGAAAAAAAATAAATAA
- the accB gene encoding acetyl-CoA carboxylase biotin carboxyl carrier protein: MDFEQIIKLIDKVSASNLSSFQYESEGLKLSLESGKVIQNTVSVPVNVMSDQISEVPADKAKAEGDLVKSPLVGTFYAAPSEDSEPFASVGDKVKKGQVLAIVEAMKLMNDIESDFDGMIAEVYVKNGETVEYGQPLFRIV; encoded by the coding sequence ATGGATTTTGAGCAGATAATAAAATTAATAGATAAAGTATCGGCATCCAATCTGTCTTCCTTCCAATATGAGTCAGAAGGATTGAAACTTAGCCTGGAAAGTGGAAAGGTGATTCAGAATACAGTCTCTGTGCCTGTGAATGTGATGTCTGATCAGATTTCAGAAGTTCCTGCAGATAAAGCAAAAGCGGAGGGAGACCTGGTGAAATCCCCATTGGTCGGAACCTTCTATGCAGCACCTTCAGAAGATTCAGAACCATTTGCCAGTGTAGGGGATAAGGTCAAAAAAGGACAGGTGCTGGCTATCGTAGAAGCTATGAAACTTATGAATGACATAGAGAGTGATTTTGATGGGATGATAGCGGAAGTTTACGTGAAGAATGGTGAAACCGTGGAGTATGGCCAGCCGTTATTCCGTATCGTTTAA
- the fabF gene encoding beta-ketoacyl-ACP synthase II: protein MKKRVVVTGMGAVTPLGNDVKSFWDGIRAGKVGIGQITRFDTTDFKAKLAAEVKDFVAKDRMDFKSAKRMELFSQYGVAAALEALEDAGIDMKKEDPFRVGVIVGSGIGSLQSMEREEQRLLEKGPSRVDPLLVPKMITNMAAGNISIITGARGKCTNVVTACASGTNSIGDAYRAIQYGDADVMLAGGTEGSVCPIGVAGFTSLTALSTCEDPMCASIPFDKDRSGFVMGEGAGVVILEELEHARSRGAKILAEVVGYGATADAHHITSPIEDGSGAARAMEDAMKEAGITPDQVEYINAHGTSTYYNDLFETKAIKIAFGEAAEKVKINSTKSMIGHLLGAAGGVEFIVCVKSILDGFIHQTVGTRETEEEMNLDYVIGAPVEQDINYAMTNSLGFGGHNATLLIKKYQE from the coding sequence ATGAAAAAAAGAGTAGTAGTAACCGGAATGGGAGCAGTTACGCCTCTTGGCAATGATGTAAAGTCTTTCTGGGATGGAATTCGGGCGGGGAAGGTCGGAATTGGCCAAATCACCAGATTTGATACGACAGATTTTAAAGCAAAGCTGGCGGCGGAAGTTAAAGATTTTGTGGCAAAGGACCGGATGGACTTTAAATCGGCGAAACGCATGGAACTATTTTCTCAATATGGAGTAGCGGCTGCACTGGAAGCACTGGAAGATGCGGGAATTGACATGAAAAAGGAAGATCCGTTTCGTGTAGGTGTAATTGTAGGATCCGGTATTGGAAGTCTCCAGTCCATGGAGAGGGAGGAACAAAGGCTGCTGGAAAAAGGACCGTCCAGAGTGGATCCTTTACTGGTTCCGAAGATGATAACGAACATGGCAGCCGGAAATATCTCAATTATTACAGGAGCAAGGGGAAAGTGTACGAATGTGGTAACTGCCTGTGCATCCGGAACGAACAGTATTGGTGACGCTTACCGGGCAATTCAGTATGGCGATGCAGATGTCATGCTTGCAGGAGGTACAGAAGGATCCGTTTGTCCGATTGGTGTGGCAGGGTTCACCAGTTTGACAGCACTTAGTACCTGTGAAGACCCCATGTGTGCTTCCATCCCATTTGACAAAGACAGAAGTGGATTTGTTATGGGAGAAGGTGCCGGTGTCGTTATCCTGGAGGAACTGGAGCATGCCAGGTCCCGTGGTGCGAAGATTCTTGCGGAGGTCGTAGGTTATGGCGCGACTGCTGATGCGCACCATATTACTTCTCCAATCGAGGATGGAAGTGGTGCGGCAAGAGCCATGGAAGATGCAATGAAAGAAGCAGGAATAACCCCGGATCAGGTGGAGTATATCAACGCCCATGGAACAAGTACCTACTATAATGATTTGTTTGAAACAAAAGCTATTAAAATTGCTTTTGGAGAAGCCGCTGAAAAGGTAAAGATTAATTCAACCAAATCAATGATCGGCCATCTGCTGGGTGCAGCAGGAGGGGTGGAGTTTATTGTATGTGTCAAATCAATTTTGGACGGATTTATCCATCAGACAGTCGGGACCAGAGAAACAGAGGAAGAGATGAATCTGGATTATGTAATCGGTGCACCCGTAGAGCAGGATATAAATTATGCGATGACAAATTCTCTGGGATTCGGCGGACATAATGCTACATTGCTGATTAAGAAGTATCAGGAGTAA
- a CDS encoding acetyl-CoA carboxylase biotin carboxylase subunit gives MIQKLLIANRGEIAVRIIRACREMGIATVAVYSEADKESLHTQLADEAVCIGPGPSAESYLNMERIISATLVSGADAIHPGFGFLSENEKFVKFCEQCHITFVGPCSDVIRSLGNKQIARNTMVAAGVPVIPGTDCSIYDVETGAKEAEHIGYPVIIKAALGGGGKGMRTAHSPKEFQLAFLTAQKESQIAFGDRTMYIEHFVQHPRHIEFQILADSQGHVIHLGERDCSIQRNHQKMIEEAPSAAISDDLRKRMGKAAVKAAKAAQYVNAGTIEFLLEKNEKFYFMEMNTRIQVEHPVTEWVTGMDLIKEQIRIASGLPLNISQKDVKIQGHAIECRINAENPQKNFRPSPGLITGLHLPGGNGVRVDTAIYNGYQIPPYYDSMLAKLIVHGLNREDAIAKMRSALGETIIEGIDTNVDYQYEILENPDYQAGNVDIEFLNTHVIAGVNIDEV, from the coding sequence ATGATTCAAAAGTTATTAATTGCCAATCGGGGAGAAATTGCGGTGCGGATTATCCGGGCCTGCAGAGAGATGGGAATTGCAACTGTGGCAGTATATTCGGAAGCGGATAAGGAAAGTCTGCATACACAGTTGGCGGATGAGGCAGTCTGCATCGGACCGGGACCATCTGCGGAAAGTTATCTCAATATGGAGCGGATTATAAGTGCTACTTTGGTATCCGGAGCGGATGCCATCCATCCGGGATTCGGCTTTCTTTCAGAAAATGAAAAATTTGTGAAGTTTTGTGAGCAATGTCATATCACCTTTGTGGGACCGTGTTCGGACGTGATTCGAAGTTTGGGAAATAAGCAGATTGCCAGAAATACGATGGTGGCTGCGGGAGTACCTGTGATACCTGGAACGGATTGCTCGATTTACGATGTGGAAACTGGTGCGAAAGAGGCAGAACACATTGGATATCCGGTTATTATAAAGGCGGCACTTGGAGGCGGTGGAAAGGGGATGCGTACTGCGCATTCACCGAAGGAATTTCAATTAGCATTTCTCACGGCGCAAAAGGAATCTCAGATTGCTTTTGGGGACCGCACAATGTACATTGAGCATTTCGTACAGCATCCCCGACATATAGAGTTTCAGATTCTGGCAGACAGTCAAGGGCATGTGATTCACCTGGGGGAGAGAGATTGTTCGATTCAGAGGAATCACCAAAAAATGATTGAAGAGGCACCTTCTGCTGCTATTTCCGATGACTTACGAAAACGCATGGGAAAGGCGGCTGTAAAGGCTGCAAAGGCTGCACAATACGTAAACGCAGGAACAATAGAATTTCTGCTGGAGAAAAATGAAAAATTTTATTTCATGGAGATGAATACCAGGATTCAGGTGGAACACCCTGTGACCGAATGGGTGACAGGGATGGATTTAATAAAAGAACAGATAAGGATAGCCTCCGGTCTTCCTTTGAATATCAGTCAAAAGGATGTCAAAATTCAGGGGCATGCGATCGAATGCCGGATTAATGCTGAAAATCCCCAAAAGAATTTCAGACCGTCACCAGGTCTTATCACGGGGCTCCATCTGCCGGGGGGAAATGGGGTCCGGGTGGATACTGCAATCTATAATGGATATCAGATACCACCATATTACGATTCTATGTTAGCAAAGTTGATTGTACATGGATTGAATAGAGAAGATGCCATTGCCAAGATGCGAAGTGCTTTGGGTGAAACCATTATCGAGGGGATTGATACAAATGTGGATTATCAGTATGAGATACTGGAGAATCCCGATTATCAGGCTGGTAATGTTGATATAGAATTCCTGAATACGCATGTGATTGCGGGGGTAAATATAGATGAAGTTTGA
- the fabK gene encoding enoyl-[acyl-carrier-protein] reductase FabK: MKQEAVFMKTEITELLGIKYPIVQGGMAWVAEYYLAAAVSEAGGLGLIGAASAPAQWVREQVQKAKALTDKPFGVNIMLMSPYADEVADVIVEEGVQVVTTGAGNPEKYMKMWKTAGVKVIPVVASVAMAKRMERMGADAVVAEGSEAGGHIGETTTMVLVPQIASAVKIPVIAAGGIADGRGVAAAFMLGARGVQLGTHFVVAKESQVHDNYKKCIIKAKDIDTKVTGRSTGHPVRALRNQMTKEYLKKEAEGASFEELELLTLGGLRKAVVDGDVVNGSIMAGQSAGMVKEELTCAELIQKLTKEADELLKGNITYE, translated from the coding sequence ATAAAACAGGAGGCAGTCTTTATGAAGACGGAAATCACCGAATTACTTGGAATCAAATATCCTATTGTTCAGGGGGGTATGGCCTGGGTGGCGGAGTATTATCTGGCAGCAGCTGTATCGGAGGCAGGCGGACTTGGACTGATTGGAGCGGCAAGTGCTCCGGCCCAGTGGGTACGTGAGCAGGTACAAAAGGCAAAAGCCCTGACGGATAAACCATTTGGAGTCAACATTATGCTGATGAGTCCCTATGCGGATGAGGTTGCTGATGTCATAGTGGAAGAAGGAGTCCAGGTGGTTACTACCGGTGCCGGGAATCCGGAGAAATATATGAAGATGTGGAAAACGGCCGGAGTTAAGGTGATTCCCGTGGTTGCCTCCGTAGCTATGGCAAAGCGTATGGAACGCATGGGTGCTGATGCCGTAGTGGCAGAAGGAAGTGAAGCCGGAGGACATATCGGAGAGACTACGACAATGGTTTTAGTCCCACAGATTGCTTCAGCGGTGAAAATTCCTGTGATTGCAGCAGGCGGTATTGCAGATGGACGTGGGGTTGCGGCAGCATTTATGCTGGGAGCCAGGGGGGTTCAGCTGGGAACTCATTTTGTCGTGGCGAAGGAATCCCAGGTACATGATAATTATAAAAAATGTATTATAAAAGCAAAAGATATTGATACGAAGGTGACCGGCCGCTCCACAGGACATCCGGTGAGAGCACTGCGGAACCAGATGACAAAAGAATACCTGAAAAAAGAGGCGGAAGGTGCTTCCTTTGAAGAACTGGAGCTGCTGACTTTAGGAGGACTTAGAAAGGCTGTGGTAGACGGTGACGTTGTTAATGGAAGCATTATGGCGGGTCAGAGTGCGGGCATGGTAAAAGAAGAACTGACCTGTGCGGAGCTGATTCAAAAGCTGACAAAAGAAGCAGATGAGTTGTTGAAAGGAAACATCACCTATGAGTAA
- a CDS encoding beta-ketoacyl-ACP synthase III, whose product MIGKIYGTGSYVPSFVWDNDKLSEMVETSDEWIRERTGIARRHIIEGEEEDTTYMASRAACEALKDAGIQPEEIDLIIVATISAGEIMPSSACGVQKAIGAVNAVCFDLNAACTGFLFALNTAQAYLGQGIYKTAIVVGAESLSNLVNWTDRSTCILFGDGAGAVVLKASKDGKYSQVAYSDGRKGGVLTCSSRNQKKYEKESVDAETYMQMDGGEVFKFAVSKVPEVIRELLDKENLSTKEIAYYILHQANVRIVQSVAKRLGEKMEKFPVNMGEYGNTSSASIPILLDEINKKKGFRRGSYIVLSGFGGGLTYGASLLQW is encoded by the coding sequence ATGATTGGAAAAATATACGGAACAGGCTCTTATGTTCCATCGTTTGTCTGGGATAATGATAAGCTGTCCGAAATGGTAGAAACCAGTGATGAATGGATCAGGGAACGTACAGGCATAGCCAGGCGGCACATAATAGAAGGGGAGGAGGAGGATACCACTTATATGGCATCCCGGGCAGCTTGCGAGGCTTTAAAGGATGCAGGGATACAGCCGGAAGAGATTGACTTAATTATAGTGGCTACAATATCCGCCGGGGAGATTATGCCGTCCTCTGCCTGTGGGGTTCAAAAAGCAATTGGTGCCGTTAACGCTGTCTGTTTTGACTTGAATGCCGCATGTACCGGCTTTCTTTTTGCGTTGAATACGGCACAGGCATATCTGGGGCAGGGAATCTATAAAACTGCAATTGTAGTTGGTGCAGAAAGCCTTTCAAATCTGGTGAATTGGACGGACAGATCTACCTGTATACTTTTCGGAGATGGTGCAGGGGCTGTAGTGCTGAAGGCCTCTAAAGATGGAAAGTACAGTCAGGTAGCTTACTCTGATGGAAGAAAAGGAGGGGTGCTGACCTGCAGCAGCAGAAACCAGAAAAAGTATGAGAAGGAGTCTGTAGATGCTGAAACCTATATGCAAATGGATGGCGGTGAGGTCTTTAAATTTGCGGTGTCAAAAGTACCTGAGGTTATACGGGAACTGCTGGATAAGGAAAACTTAAGTACAAAAGAAATAGCATATTATATTCTTCATCAGGCAAATGTACGGATTGTTCAGTCTGTGGCAAAGCGGTTGGGAGAAAAGATGGAAAAGTTTCCGGTTAATATGGGGGAATATGGAAATACATCATCTGCCAGCATTCCTATTCTGCTTGATGAGATTAATAAAAAGAAAGGTTTTCGGAGAGGTTCATATATTGTCCTGTCGGGATTTGGCGGCGGCCTGACCTATGGCGCCAGCCTTTTGCAATGGTAA
- the acpP gene encoding acyl carrier protein, whose translation MLEKIKEIVAESLGTEVDSLTEQTSFKEDLGADSLDLFEMVMALEEEFNVEIPTDDLENIKTIGDVDQYIQKLQ comes from the coding sequence ATGTTGGAAAAAATCAAAGAAATTGTAGCGGAATCACTGGGTACAGAGGTGGATTCTCTGACAGAACAGACTTCATTTAAAGAAGATCTGGGGGCAGATTCACTGGATTTATTTGAGATGGTGATGGCATTAGAAGAGGAATTCAATGTAGAGATTCCTACAGACGATCTTGAGAATATAAAGACCATTGGTGATGTGGATCAATATATTCAGAAATTACAGTAA
- a CDS encoding phospho-sugar glycosidase domain-containing protein: protein MLRPGVPYQLQSDSISKTRRTLEMHRNLDIITQIRHLMLSGLIDDITIANAYASEEELKMASEIFFSQNISIRVSVLEGITTVERKCLFESLHAYRGDCSEYMLRSSMKRFQYKGEQFSPHNTLQIKPGHILIDNELYGQYKGEMQIALKEMENDGRVNVIGKVVEEDMILLNYLKPWASFKLIESNERRE, encoded by the coding sequence ATGTTAAGGCCGGGAGTGCCATATCAGCTGCAGTCAGATAGCATCAGTAAAACAAGGAGAACCCTAGAGATGCATCGAAATCTGGATATAATAACACAGATAAGGCATCTGATGCTGTCTGGATTGATAGATGATATTACAATTGCTAATGCATATGCATCAGAAGAAGAGCTGAAAATGGCATCAGAAATCTTTTTTTCTCAGAATATAAGTATTCGGGTAAGTGTGCTGGAGGGGATAACAACGGTTGAAAGAAAATGCTTATTTGAAAGTTTACATGCATACAGAGGGGATTGTTCGGAATATATGCTACGCTCAAGTATGAAAAGATTTCAGTATAAGGGGGAACAGTTTTCACCACATAATACATTGCAAATCAAACCAGGTCATATTCTGATTGATAACGAGCTTTATGGTCAATATAAAGGTGAGATGCAGATTGCATTAAAAGAAATGGAGAATGATGGACGTGTAAATGTCATAGGAAAAGTTGTGGAAGAGGATATGATATTGCTTAACTATCTTAAACCATGGGCCAGCTTCAAATTAATCGAAAGCAACGAAAGGAGAGAATAG
- the fabD gene encoding ACP S-malonyltransferase has protein sequence MSKTAFIFPGQGAQKAGMGKDFYDKYETAQKVFEDAGEWLDLDMKELCFEKNDRLDATEYTQAALVTTCLAMEKVVREQGLCPDVTAGLSLGEYCAIEAAGGFSLKDAITTVRKRGILMEQAVPAGQGSMAAVLGLNGDQIEAAIQDIDGVSIANYNCPGQIVITGKKAAVEEASQKLKAEGARRCLPLNVSGPFHSEMLTDAGSRLAQVLETAEIKELNLPYVTNVTAEYVTDCKEIKGLLARQIFSPVLWQQSVEKMIQDGVDTFIEIGPGKTLAGFMKKINPDVKVYNIQTAEDMEQLVYLQK, from the coding sequence ATGAGTAAGACAGCATTTATCTTTCCTGGACAAGGGGCACAAAAGGCCGGTATGGGAAAAGATTTTTATGATAAATATGAAACAGCCCAAAAGGTGTTTGAAGATGCCGGAGAATGGCTGGACCTGGATATGAAAGAGCTTTGTTTTGAGAAAAATGACAGGCTGGATGCTACAGAATATACGCAGGCTGCGCTTGTTACAACCTGCCTTGCGATGGAAAAGGTAGTCCGGGAGCAGGGACTGTGCCCAGATGTGACGGCAGGCTTAAGCCTGGGTGAATATTGCGCAATTGAGGCTGCGGGAGGATTCAGTCTGAAAGATGCCATAACCACTGTCCGTAAAAGAGGTATTTTGATGGAACAGGCGGTGCCTGCCGGACAAGGTTCCATGGCGGCTGTCCTGGGGCTGAACGGAGATCAGATTGAAGCTGCAATTCAGGATATAGATGGCGTAAGTATTGCCAATTATAACTGTCCGGGACAGATTGTAATTACAGGGAAAAAAGCGGCAGTGGAAGAAGCTTCACAGAAATTAAAGGCAGAGGGAGCCAGGCGGTGTCTGCCGCTGAATGTAAGTGGGCCTTTTCACTCAGAAATGCTGACGGATGCCGGAAGCAGACTTGCGCAGGTGCTGGAGACAGCGGAGATTAAAGAACTTAATCTTCCTTATGTTACGAATGTAACCGCAGAATATGTTACGGATTGCAAAGAGATTAAAGGGCTGCTGGCCCGCCAGATTTTTTCACCAGTTCTCTGGCAGCAGAGTGTGGAGAAGATGATTCAAGATGGAGTAGACACCTTCATTGAGATAGGACCGGGCAAGACACTTGCAGGATTTATGAAAAAGATAAATCCAGATGTAAAAGTATATAACATCCAGACGGCAGAGGATATGGAACAATTGGTGTATTTACAGAAATAA
- the fabG gene encoding 3-oxoacyl-[acyl-carrier-protein] reductase encodes MSDKKVAVVTGASRGIGKAIALELARNGALVIINYNGSVEKAEQVRSLIEDEGGEAVIEQCNVADYEACEEFFRTVIKRYGKIDILVNNAGITKDDLVMRMSKDDFAQVIDVNLKGTFNCIRQVSRQMLKQRSGRIINLASVVGISGNAGQANYAASKAGVIGLTKSVAKELASRGITANAVAPGFIETDMTEALSESVKEHTAEMIPMKTFGRPEDVAKAVAFLASDEAGYITGQVLCIDGGMAM; translated from the coding sequence ATGTCTGATAAAAAAGTCGCAGTAGTAACGGGAGCTTCCAGAGGAATTGGAAAGGCCATAGCATTGGAGCTCGCCAGAAATGGTGCACTTGTTATTATTAATTATAATGGCTCCGTAGAAAAAGCGGAGCAGGTTCGCTCACTGATTGAAGATGAAGGTGGAGAGGCGGTCATTGAACAGTGTAATGTGGCAGATTATGAGGCATGTGAAGAATTCTTTCGTACTGTAATTAAAAGATATGGAAAGATTGATATATTGGTAAATAATGCGGGAATTACAAAAGATGATCTGGTGATGCGAATGAGTAAAGATGATTTTGCACAGGTTATCGATGTAAATCTGAAGGGAACGTTCAATTGTATTCGTCAGGTATCCCGTCAGATGCTGAAGCAGCGAAGCGGTCGGATTATTAATCTGGCATCTGTTGTAGGTATTTCAGGTAATGCGGGGCAGGCTAACTACGCTGCTTCAAAAGCCGGAGTTATTGGATTGACAAAGTCAGTGGCAAAAGAACTGGCGTCCAGGGGGATTACGGCCAACGCTGTCGCACCCGGATTCATAGAGACAGATATGACAGAAGCACTTTCTGAAAGTGTGAAGGAACACACAGCAGAGATGATACCGATGAAAACATTTGGAAGACCGGAAGACGTGGCAAAGGCCGTAGCCTTCCTGGCATCAGATGAAGCCGGATACATTACCGGACAGGTCCTATGCATAGATGGCGGCATGGCAATGTAA
- the fabZ gene encoding 3-hydroxyacyl-ACP dehydratase FabZ has product MNRLNIKLIEEILPHRHPFLLVDYIEDYVPGEYAVGYKCVTFREDFFQGHFPGEPVMPGVLIVEALAQTGAVAILSKPENKGKIAYFGGIDKCRFKVKVQPGDKLRLETKIIRQKGPVGVGEAVASVDGKVAVKAELTFMVG; this is encoded by the coding sequence ATGAACAGATTAAATATTAAACTGATTGAGGAAATTCTTCCGCACCGCCATCCGTTTCTATTGGTAGACTATATCGAGGATTATGTACCGGGTGAGTACGCCGTCGGATATAAATGTGTGACTTTCCGCGAAGATTTCTTTCAGGGACATTTTCCCGGAGAACCTGTGATGCCGGGAGTACTGATTGTGGAAGCCCTGGCACAGACCGGAGCGGTGGCAATTCTTTCAAAACCTGAGAATAAGGGAAAAATTGCATATTTTGGCGGAATTGATAAATGCAGATTTAAAGTCAAGGTGCAGCCGGGCGATAAATTGCGTCTGGAGACAAAAATCATCAGGCAAAAGGGTCCTGTAGGTGTTGGAGAGGCTGTGGCCTCTGTGGATGGAAAAGTGGCGGTAAAAGCTGAACTGACATTTATGGTTGGATAA